Part of the Toxotes jaculatrix isolate fToxJac2 chromosome 1, fToxJac2.pri, whole genome shotgun sequence genome, ACAAGTAAAATCACCaagacaataaaacattttcatttttttaagagcagattttttttttaaatcatcttcTTGTGTTGAGGTTTATTTCTTTAGATTTTTATGGGAAACACTAAAAAGACAACTGGAAATTTGAAtctcaaaatgtgaaatgtataaATAGTCATTTACAAATGTGATTACCTTTGACTTATCAGGCTTACCCATAAGCCCTCACTCAAAATACCCCGCAGCCCTTGTTGTTTTCAGACCACCTTGTCAAGCAATAAGTGGGAGGGTGTTAAACCAAGGCTATAAAGGCAGAGGGACGACATGATGGTGAGACAAAATAGAGACACTGCAAGAAGAAAGAGGACTCCGTCTTTGTCTTGCAGCTGCTTTTTTGCTTCTTCTCTGCAAAGAGAAATTTCTTTCTTGTCCACTCGTCCAACAAATCAAGTAAGTGCATTTTCTCAGAGATGCAGTGACTCAGCTGTGCTCGTCCAACATTCAGAGactagacagaaaaacaaacatgacaaagatCAGAAACATAAAGAAGAATTTTTTAGTGATGAGTCTTTGAAGGGTTTTTAATGGTCttcagaataaataaatgtttgtggAGTTTCTACACTTAGCTAAACAGTTTGCTCTATGAAAGCTGCGTAATGGCCTCATCGTTTTTTAATATGAAAGATGTGAGTTTCAAGGTTTGATAGAACTTGAAATTTTTACTCCTTGTTCTCAGTAATCACTAAAGTCTGTGTCTCGTAATTGTTTGATTTATCTGTCACTATCTGTTTTTCTTAAATTGTTCACGAAACATGCGAACAGGTGGTGGAGGCAGACTAAAGCTCTAACTTCAGTGTTCCTCCACCACAAAATGACCCGTCCTAAATTTCATGAATGTTAAATCTGAGGCACAGAAACGATCAACTGATTTTAATACGATTATTTATCTATTCTATCTGATATTTCCTTAAGAACTACtaagaataataataagaatctttattgtcattgcagaaCACGAGTTGCACAGTGCAACGAGATTTAGTTTTGCTCTGTAAGATGCCCAATAAAacaacagtataaaaatataacTCTAAGTTGGAGGAACTAAGGATAATAAATGTACAGTGTGGAGTGTTGTGGGATACAGatgtaaatatgaatattacTGTGAATATAGAACAGTGTAAACTGTTGGCGTGGTTTGTGTGTCAGGCAGAGAGTTTCTTGGATTAATCAGTGAACTGAAggttctgtttcctctgtgtgaagGTGGAGACATGGCACAGGATTCATCTTTAAATGTTCCTGTAACGTAACGTCTTCTCCAGGTGATCAGGTTTAGGGATGTTCAGCTGCTAAATCTGTCTGAATATTATCTTTGGAAATTAGATTATAATCCTTGTCATAATCCAGCGTCGTCCCAGAACATGACATGGATCAATGAGATCTTGTTTGCGGGCAGATTGTGATCCTCAGGGCAGGCACACTGATCCCTGACACACCAGTACGCTGTGACCCTGTGTCACCTGGCCTCTGGTTTAGGGACCGACTCAAAGAGGATTAGCACCATAAAATATGAAGAGTATTTCTGACAAGTAAGCAGGTACGAAGACGTGCTATTACCAGAGATTACACAGAGGAAGGTGTTTGAAAACATAAGAGGATGAAGTGTGAGACACAGCAGCACATGGACGTGTGTTTAGTGGTGATGGAGGAGGCCTGTGTCCATCTGCTCCATCTCTTCATGATGAGTGAATTGACTTGTTTGGTTCTTTGTGATCAAAAGTCTCCAAGATGAacgcagcagcagctgaaggctCCAAGGCCGCTCCCCCAAAGTTCAAGCAGAAGGAGACCAGGCAGTTCAAGAGCAAGGCTCCCAAAGCTGGACAGAAGGGGTGAGACGCTCCCTCGTTTTCCTCCACTGTGCTCTTCATGCACCAAGTTTAACATCTGTGGAAAAATTCACTTTGGTTTCTGCTGTTCTCTCAATCAGGTTCGACAACGACGTCCCTGGGATGGACGGTCTGGGAGGTGGGTGGATTTTATCTTCAGTCCCAAACTCTTCCATGTTCACAGGTTGACTCTGGACTCACGTTTTGGTTTTCCTGTCCTGCAGACTCTGCGGTGGTCTGTCCCTGGGAGGCGTTTGGTGACATGGAGCTGAGCGACCTGGCTCAGTTTGGCATCGTCTAGACCTGTTGGACAGAGACTGTCCCCCTGGTTCTGGACAGATGTGATTTCACGAGTGCTGAATGTGAGGAGTGTGCTTGGAGCTGGAGAAAGGATTTCACCAAGCGTCGGAGCAGACGTTCACTGTGGGACAGATCTCTGCAGTTTCAGGGTTCTGCTGAGCCACGAGAGAAATCTTCTTTTATCGTATCTATTTTTGTAGGTGCTGTTTGGATTCATCGATTTTATTTTTGCtataaacataaatgtaaaatcatAAATGAGAAACTACCTCGAACTTAAACTGACCTGTTTTCTAACTTTAATCCCTTAATTAAATAGTTCTCCCTCCACCCATCCTCCACCCAGCTGAGCCCCATCTTGTTTTTCCCTCAGCTCGTCTGTAGTTCTGCattcagccacagtgtgtcagGATCTATGTGCTAATGAGTATAAAAGTTATTTTCCTCAGTCGTTTCTGTTTCATGTGGTTTTTCCAGTTGTCGACATGTTACAGGATAATTCTCTCTCGGCTTTTTACCACAGCTCAACCAGTAAATCACCTCATGTTACTGGTGTTAACTGGTTACTGGTACTGACGTTACAACTTTCCACAAATCAGTATCAGTGTGTACGTCGGCCCataacacagaaatacacagaaatCCATGAACACCACAGCTGCACAAAGTGACATCCACACAACAGCGCCCCCTTCCACAGAACATGGTCTAACACCGGCGCTCTATACAGAAGGAATCACACACAGATTAAAGGATGATAAAAGTTGTATTGTTTCATCTCCAGGTTTTCATCAACCTTTTCAAACTTAGTCAAAGATTCAGCAAATTTCTACAACAAATCTGTAGCCAAGAATGAAACatctcccccacacacacaaacctgaagTGCTCAACAATGTTGCACTACTATGACTTCATCTcgtttaaagacaaaaaaattggTTCCACTGTGGCTACGCTGATATATAATTATTCAAAACGTTGAGATTATCTGAAGTTTTAGAGATGAAACAGTCAAATGTCAGAAACAGCCACTACATATTCACAGAATTAAAAATAACGGCCTTAACTCGCAAGATTGGAAAGATTTAGgatctgatttttttctaatttggATGAAATCTAAAAACCACTTTTACAACATTTCTACTCTCCTTGGCAAGATCTAGATAGAGACATGCTTCAACTAAACCAACCACAAGATGTCATCCTCCCACTATCTCTAAGCACAGAGCTGAAGAAATGATTTCTCTTCCGTCAGATGGGAAAACTCGTCCTAACTCGTTACCTACTGTTTCTACAATACTGCACATTTCTAAACACAATGTTAACAGAAGCAGACACATCTACAGCCAAAGTCTATTTTCACCTTTCAGCACTCTGAATTGCCTTGTGTCtgaatggtgc contains:
- the LOC121184957 gene encoding retinal cone rhodopsin-sensitive cGMP 3',5'-cyclic phosphodiesterase subunit gamma-like codes for the protein MNAAAAEGSKAAPPKFKQKETRQFKSKAPKAGQKGFDNDVPGMDGLGDSAVVCPWEAFGDMELSDLAQFGIV